From Fibrobacterota bacterium, the proteins below share one genomic window:
- a CDS encoding efflux RND transporter periplasmic adaptor subunit: MKKGMLIALAAIFLAGVAAEIWTLRHGAGAPAARIKAAKTMYNCAMHPQYISDKPGNCPICGMKLVPMDKEHADSGSREASAGAERKILYWRDPMHPWYTSDKPGKAPDCGMDLVPIYEGDQSAKGVRIDPTTVQNMGVKTEAVGLRDMQTEIRTSGMVKVDQSKLTSVNARVMGYAEKVAVSTTGEKVRKGQTLLELYSPDLVSTQEEYLQALRYAKGNAGGADLGARELVESSRRRLLNWGISESEIASLEKLGHARSALPIASPANGIVLEKMVVQGQNVMPGTELYQIADLSKVWIVASVYQQDLAVARLGAEAEVELNYMPGKTFKGKVTSISPGLNAQTMTAELRVEVANTPALDFRPEMFATVHIRSAARSRVVAVPEQAIIRSGRRDIAVVALGNGYFEPREVKLGAASGDYVEITEGLHEGETLVVSSQFLIDSESNLKAAIQQMQGGSAKGMDMGASGAGAAPASGAAPGPAAAADSAHTGSDGK, from the coding sequence ATGAAAAAGGGAATGCTTATCGCCTTGGCCGCCATATTCCTGGCCGGCGTGGCGGCGGAGATCTGGACCTTGCGGCATGGGGCCGGGGCGCCGGCCGCGCGAATCAAGGCCGCCAAGACCATGTACAACTGCGCCATGCATCCGCAGTACATCTCGGACAAGCCGGGCAACTGCCCGATCTGCGGGATGAAACTGGTGCCGATGGACAAGGAGCATGCGGATTCGGGAAGCCGGGAGGCGAGCGCCGGCGCGGAAAGGAAAATCCTGTATTGGCGCGATCCCATGCATCCCTGGTACACGTCCGACAAGCCCGGCAAGGCGCCGGACTGCGGCATGGATCTGGTGCCCATATACGAGGGCGACCAGAGCGCGAAGGGCGTCCGCATCGATCCCACCACCGTGCAGAACATGGGGGTGAAAACCGAGGCGGTGGGCTTGCGGGACATGCAAACCGAGATCCGCACCAGCGGCATGGTGAAGGTGGATCAAAGCAAGCTGACCTCGGTGAACGCGCGCGTGATGGGCTACGCGGAAAAGGTCGCGGTGAGCACCACCGGCGAGAAGGTCCGCAAGGGCCAGACGCTATTGGAACTCTACAGCCCCGACCTGGTGAGCACGCAGGAGGAATACCTGCAGGCGTTGCGGTACGCGAAGGGAAACGCCGGCGGGGCCGATCTCGGGGCGCGCGAATTGGTGGAAAGCTCGCGGCGGCGCTTGCTCAACTGGGGCATTTCCGAAAGCGAAATAGCCTCGTTGGAGAAGCTGGGCCATGCCCGGAGCGCCTTGCCCATCGCCTCCCCCGCCAACGGAATCGTGCTGGAGAAGATGGTGGTGCAGGGCCAGAACGTCATGCCCGGGACGGAACTGTACCAGATCGCCGATCTCTCCAAGGTGTGGATCGTGGCCAGCGTTTATCAGCAAGATCTGGCGGTAGCGCGCCTCGGGGCCGAGGCGGAGGTGGAACTGAACTACATGCCGGGAAAGACCTTCAAGGGCAAGGTCACTTCCATTTCCCCGGGGCTCAACGCGCAGACCATGACCGCGGAGCTGCGCGTCGAAGTGGCCAATACGCCCGCCCTGGATTTCCGGCCCGAAATGTTCGCGACCGTGCATATCCGTTCCGCGGCGCGCAGCCGCGTGGTGGCGGTGCCGGAGCAGGCCATCATCCGTTCCGGACGGCGCGACATCGCCGTGGTCGCCTTGGGTAACGGCTATTTCGAACCGCGCGAGGTAAAGCTGGGAGCCGCCTCCGGCGATTACGTGGAGATCACCGAAGGCCTGCACGAAGGCGAGACCTTGGTCGTCTCTTCCCAGTTCTTGATCGATTCGGAGAGCAATCTCAAGGCGGCCATCCAGCAAATGCAGGGCGGCTCCGCTAAGGGAATGGACATGGGCGCGTCGGGTGCGGGAGCGGCTCCCGCTTCGGGGGCTGCCCCGGGGCCCGCTGCCGCGGCCGATAGCGCCCATACCGGCTCGGACGGAAAGTAG
- a CDS encoding TolC family protein, whose translation MLRFPSLSLSACALAAICAGASEPETPIPAAAIPMAAGPADDPLPALVSEAMRNNPSIQAAEYQVKALRSAPDHAWSWEAPQVGVEFFQTPVKSFPNPIKNQQEIDYSVQQAFPFPGKIATRIRAEDRRVDMGSAELEALKHQVARDVKTDYYELYLLDRRMEINSESQALMRRLIEIARRQYEVGMGRQADILKAQTELTSLRTDSIGLEQMRRATAGMLNALLNRETERPFPVAADLKVAEIGWTFGQIAVILEENHPKLRSMQASIRMREAEKSMAGKEYLPEFMVRGTYKDMLAMSSGEGSPGDFWSVMVSMNVPVAFWSLPRYRAGYAQGEANLAQAKREYANMRNMLFAKAQEALLKAESGAELARLAKSVLVPQAQQALESNQAAYQGGKGDFMTLLDAYRTRLMAKENAEMAIMQLSASQADLEEAVGLGLEEISLKISEGAKK comes from the coding sequence ATGCTACGCTTTCCGTCCCTGAGCCTTTCCGCTTGCGCCCTGGCCGCGATCTGCGCCGGCGCGTCGGAGCCCGAAACGCCCATCCCGGCGGCCGCCATCCCGATGGCCGCCGGCCCCGCCGACGATCCCTTGCCGGCCCTGGTGTCCGAGGCGATGCGAAACAATCCCTCCATCCAGGCCGCGGAGTACCAGGTCAAGGCGCTCCGGTCCGCGCCCGATCATGCCTGGTCCTGGGAGGCGCCGCAAGTCGGGGTGGAGTTCTTCCAGACGCCGGTGAAGTCTTTCCCGAACCCGATCAAGAACCAGCAGGAAATCGACTACTCCGTACAGCAGGCGTTCCCCTTCCCGGGGAAGATCGCCACGCGCATCAGGGCCGAGGATCGGCGCGTGGACATGGGTTCCGCCGAGCTGGAGGCCTTGAAGCATCAGGTGGCCCGCGACGTGAAAACCGATTATTACGAGCTATACCTCCTCGATCGCCGCATGGAGATCAATAGCGAAAGCCAGGCCCTGATGCGGCGCCTCATCGAGATCGCGCGCCGACAATACGAGGTGGGCATGGGGAGGCAGGCCGACATCCTCAAGGCGCAAACGGAGCTGACCTCGCTCCGCACCGACAGCATCGGCTTGGAGCAAATGCGACGGGCCACGGCCGGCATGCTGAACGCCTTGTTGAACCGGGAAACGGAAAGGCCTTTTCCGGTCGCGGCCGACCTCAAGGTCGCCGAAATCGGCTGGACCTTCGGGCAAATCGCCGTCATCCTGGAGGAGAACCATCCCAAGCTCCGCTCCATGCAGGCTTCGATCCGGATGCGCGAAGCGGAAAAGAGCATGGCCGGAAAGGAATACTTGCCCGAGTTCATGGTGCGTGGGACCTATAAGGATATGCTGGCGATGTCGTCCGGGGAAGGGTCGCCGGGGGACTTCTGGTCGGTGATGGTGAGCATGAACGTGCCCGTCGCCTTCTGGTCCCTGCCCAGGTATCGCGCCGGTTACGCACAAGGCGAAGCCAACCTCGCCCAGGCCAAACGGGAATACGCGAACATGCGGAACATGCTGTTCGCCAAGGCGCAGGAGGCGCTGCTCAAGGCCGAAAGCGGGGCCGAATTGGCCCGTCTGGCGAAGAGCGTATTGGTGCCGCAGGCCCAGCAGGCTCTGGAGTCGAACCAGGCGGCCTACCAGGGCGGGAAAGGCGATTTCATGACCCTGTTGGACGCCTACCGAACCCGCTTGATGGCCAAGGAGAACGCCGAGATGGCCATCATGCAACTGTCCGCCAGCCAGGCCGACCTGGAAGAGGCCGTGGGCCTGGGACTGGAAGAAATCTCGCTGAAGATAAGCGAAGGAGCGAAGAAATGA
- a CDS encoding alpha-L-arabinofuranosidase codes for MGIGSKSFLIAAGLALAAARAQTPIRIDPADTRQTFEGWGTSLAWWAFSLGGWKEANLGTLVDQVADSNTGLGMTIFRYNIGGGEQPGHTHMRVDAVIPGYKPTEAGPYAWRADSLQIRTMKALLARVKNPILEAFSNSPPWWMTKSGCASGNTDGSNNLKDDYYDDFADYLTSVVKHLQDSLGLSFRTLEPFNEPNSNWWTALGKQEGCMFSRATQPKLITEVAKSLKAKSLATRLVAADANSIAEMVGNVQSYDSASMASLAQINTHSYNGSVSDRKTLRTLATKAGKRLWQSETGPSAMSGKPLFDVAIWSASLIVKDLRDMGAEAWVDWQVAGGGIWGVIDYNASAQTSQINKKGFAYAQFSRFIRPGAIILGGGDSNTVAAYHPATGALILVVVNAGDAAAEYTFDLSRFPGRPASARAYRTSSTEDMKSLGAVALAGSTLSAQMPARSVTTLVLDGVTVAVLPRPRAVVGSERRFLSGRAMATPVYGTPQGVCCLDAAGRFAPPGLVE; via the coding sequence GTGGGTATCGGTTCGAAATCCTTCTTGATAGCGGCCGGGCTCGCCCTGGCCGCCGCGCGGGCCCAGACCCCGATCCGCATCGATCCCGCGGATACCCGGCAAACCTTCGAGGGATGGGGGACCAGCCTGGCCTGGTGGGCCTTTTCCCTGGGAGGCTGGAAGGAAGCCAACCTGGGAACCCTGGTGGATCAAGTGGCCGACAGCAATACCGGCCTGGGGATGACCATTTTCAGGTATAACATCGGGGGCGGCGAGCAGCCCGGGCATACGCATATGCGCGTGGATGCGGTTATACCGGGCTACAAGCCCACCGAGGCGGGACCTTACGCATGGCGGGCGGACTCCCTGCAAATCAGGACCATGAAGGCGCTGCTGGCGCGCGTGAAGAACCCCATCCTGGAAGCCTTTTCCAACTCGCCGCCCTGGTGGATGACTAAGAGCGGCTGCGCATCGGGGAACACCGATGGTTCGAATAACCTGAAGGATGATTATTACGACGACTTCGCCGACTACCTGACCTCGGTGGTCAAGCACTTGCAGGATTCCTTAGGGCTGTCGTTCCGGACCCTGGAGCCGTTCAACGAGCCCAACTCCAATTGGTGGACGGCGCTGGGCAAGCAGGAAGGCTGCATGTTCTCGCGCGCCACGCAACCGAAGCTGATCACGGAGGTGGCCAAAAGCTTGAAGGCAAAAAGCCTGGCGACGCGCCTGGTCGCGGCGGACGCCAATTCCATCGCGGAAATGGTCGGCAACGTGCAAAGCTACGATTCGGCCTCAATGGCATCGCTCGCCCAGATCAACACGCATTCCTATAACGGTTCCGTTTCGGATCGGAAGACCTTGCGGACCTTGGCGACCAAGGCAGGTAAGCGGCTCTGGCAATCGGAAACGGGGCCTTCGGCCATGTCCGGGAAGCCCCTGTTCGATGTCGCCATCTGGTCGGCATCGCTCATCGTGAAGGATCTGCGCGACATGGGAGCGGAGGCGTGGGTGGATTGGCAAGTGGCGGGCGGCGGCATCTGGGGCGTGATCGATTACAATGCCTCGGCCCAGACCAGCCAAATCAACAAGAAGGGATTCGCTTACGCCCAGTTCTCCCGCTTCATCCGCCCCGGGGCGATTATCCTGGGAGGCGGGGATTCCAATACGGTGGCCGCCTATCACCCCGCCACGGGAGCATTGATCCTGGTGGTGGTCAATGCGGGCGATGCCGCGGCCGAATATACTTTCGACCTCTCGCGCTTCCCCGGCCGGCCCGCGTCGGCGCGCGCCTACCGGACCTCGTCCACCGAGGACATGAAATCCCTCGGCGCCGTCGCGCTGGCCGGGAGCACCTTGTCCGCCCAAATGCCCGCGCGTTCCGTCACGACCTTGGTATTGGACGGGGTCACGGTGGCCGTCCTGCCCAGGCCTCGCGCCGTGGTCGGATCAGAGCGGCGATTCCTTTCGGGAAGGGCGATGGCGACTCCGGTCTACGGAACTCCGCAAGGCGTGTGCTGCCTGGATGCGGCCGGGCGTTTTGCGCCACCGGGCCTGGTGGAATAA